The proteins below come from a single Salinilacihabitans rarus genomic window:
- a CDS encoding HAD family hydrolase: MSVDAVLFDLDDTLYPYPPCNEAGKEAALRTARDRGYDFDREGFEDFYRAGRREVKRELGGTAASHERFLYFKRALERREGEPRIGDAFALGEAYWEGYVDAMEPFPGVEGTLATLREAGVAVAVVTNLTTRIQLRKLDELGLEPHVDLLLTSEETGREKPGSVMFTLPLARLDCRASEAAMVGDDVTADVVGANAVGLETVLFNADVDDGLEGAREPDHRIDAFEELTEVVL; encoded by the coding sequence ATGTCCGTCGACGCAGTCCTCTTCGACCTCGACGACACGCTCTACCCGTACCCGCCCTGTAACGAGGCGGGGAAGGAAGCCGCCCTGCGGACCGCCCGCGACCGGGGCTACGACTTCGACCGCGAGGGGTTCGAGGACTTCTACCGGGCGGGTCGGCGGGAGGTCAAGCGCGAACTCGGCGGTACGGCCGCCTCCCACGAGCGGTTCCTCTACTTCAAGCGCGCCCTCGAACGCCGCGAGGGCGAGCCCCGGATCGGCGACGCCTTCGCGCTCGGCGAGGCCTACTGGGAGGGGTACGTCGACGCGATGGAGCCGTTCCCGGGCGTCGAAGGGACCCTCGCGACGCTCCGCGAGGCGGGCGTCGCCGTCGCCGTCGTGACCAACCTGACGACCCGGATTCAGCTCCGCAAACTCGACGAACTGGGGCTGGAACCCCACGTCGACCTCCTGTTGACCTCCGAGGAGACGGGCCGGGAGAAGCCGGGATCGGTCATGTTCACGCTCCCCCTCGCACGGCTCGACTGCCGGGCGTCCGAGGCCGCGATGGTCGGCGACGACGTCACGGCCGACGTCGTGGGCGCGAACGCCGTCGGGCTCGAAACCGTGCTGTTCAACGCCGACGTCGACGACGGGCTGGAAGGGGCCCGTGAACCCGACCACAGGATAGATGCGTTCGAAGAGCTAACGGAGGTGGTACTGTGA